A region from the Uloborus diversus isolate 005 unplaced genomic scaffold, Udiv.v.3.1 scaffold_1175, whole genome shotgun sequence genome encodes:
- the LOC129232343 gene encoding zinc finger protein 883-like, producing the protein MSLPDDGEVEFQHVYLMVEEDIKPDISNLQVEELEEEEDIKPEILYLQDEVCRREVVVKSEIPDLPDNQEDLTCSVCGKTFQQLVKLQRHYVTHVVNKPYQCHQCDNSYFNKRNLMKHLHVHTNVKPFACSLCPKTYSAKSSLDQHFKNHCDNSYICNACCEVFSVLKVLERHERVHFVPDPGSDAYVCAVCGEWFGFKPALEEHYEEHPAVQTFPCTTCGVEFFFYHRLVKHELTHDEKERCCVCGSTFPKRSELFRHEKTHTQARVFEGGIVYACDLCEESFLIKSDLEEHYNVHDREPGFRCGVCGKRFTMSYVLQKHRCDDSEYRVHRCERCDKFFRRGADLRRHRYVHEDRPHQCHVCLKRFGTKWALRHHSKIHTQERQYRCEFCGLSFTRRDNMERHYARHMPEKPFRCNRCPKAFTRKANLMMHDRLHGSAGVHKCDHCEDSFTSKMLLWKHSKAAHPQVRRHYACDLCFKTFTMKHSYERHYKLHTGERPYKCEFCEKEYIQKKNLLQHHFYHHVGRERPGTGDDVEDALNDETLNDDTLMMTP; encoded by the coding sequence ATGTCGCTGCCGGACGACGGAGAAGTGGAATTCCAGCATGTTTATCTCATGGTGGAGGAGGACATTAAGCCTGACATCTCGAATCTCCAGGTGGAGGAGCTCGAGGAGGAAGAAGATATTAAGCCTGAAATTCTATATCTGCAGGACGAGGTCTGCCGACGGGAAGTCGTCGTTAAGTCTGAAATTCCGGATTTGCCGGACAATCAGGAGGACCTGACGTGTAGCGTGTGCGGGAAAACCTTCCAACAGCTGGTTAAACTCCAGAGACATTACGTCACTCATGTCGTCAACAAGCCTTACCAGTGCCACCAGTGTGATAATAGTTACTTCAACAAGCGGAATTTAATGAAGCATTTGCACGTCCATACCAACGTCAAGCCTTTTGCGTGCAGTCTGTGCCCTAAGACCTACTCGGCCAAGAGCAGCCTGGACCAGCACTTCAAGAACCATTGTGATAATAGCTACATTTGCAATGCCTGCTGCGAGGTCTTCAGCGTGCTGAAAGTCTTGGAGCGGCACGAGCGGGTTCACTTCGTGCCGGATCCGGGCTCGGACGCGTACGTCTGTGCCGTCTGCGGCGAGTGGTTCGGGTTCAAACCCGCGCTGGAGGAGCATTACGAGGAGCATCCCGCCGTGCAGACTTTCCCGTGCACCACTTGCGGAGTCGAGTTTTTCTTCTACCACCGGCTCGTGAAACATGAGTTGACCCACGACGAGAAGGAGCGGTGCTGCGTCTGCGGCTCGACCTTCCCGAAGAGGTCGGAGCTCTTCCGGCACGAGAAGACCCACACCCAGGCGCGGGTTTTCGAAGGCGGGATCGTTTATGCGTGTGACCTCTGCGAAGAGTCGTTCCTGATAAAGAGCGACCTTGAAGAGCACTATAATGTGCACGATCGGGAACCTGGGTTTCGCTGCGGCGTGTGCGGGAAGCGGTTCACCATGAGCTACGTCCTCCAGAAGCACCGCTGCGACGACTCGGAGTACCGCGTCCACCGGTGCGAGCGCTGCGACAAGTTCTTCCGGCGCGGCGCCGACCTGCGCCGGCACCGGTATGTGCACGAGGACCGCCCGCACCAGTGCCACGTGTGCCTCAAGCGCTTCGGCACCAAGTGGGCGCTGCGGCACCACTCCAAGATCCACACGCAGGAGCGCCAGTACCGCTGCGAGTTCTGCGGGTTGTCCTTCACGCGGCGCGACAACATGGAGCGCCACTATGCGCGGCACATGCCCGAGAAGCCCTTCCGCTGCAACCGCTGCCCCAAGGCCTTCACTCGAAAAGCGAACCTGATGATGCACGACCGGCTGCACGGGAGCGCCGGCGTGCACAAGTGCGACCACTGCGAGGACTCCTTTACATCCAAGATGTTGCTGTGGAAACACAGCAAGGCGGCACATCCGCAGGTGCGGCGCCACTATGCGTGCGACCTGTGCTTCAAGACGTTCACCATGAAGCACTCGTACGAGCGGCACTACAAGCTGCATACCGGCGAGCGGCCCTACAAGTGCGAGTTCTGCGAGAAGGAGTACATCCAGAAGAAGAACCTGCTGCAGCACCACTTCTATCACCACGTGGGCAGGGAGCGGCCCGGCACGGGTGACGACGTCGAGGACGCCTTGAACGATGAAACCTTGAATGACGACACCTTGATGATGACACCTTGA